A portion of the Paucilactobacillus hokkaidonensis JCM 18461 genome contains these proteins:
- a CDS encoding LTA synthase family protein: MNNSKKTNIKFVPIFAMLLLILNQILTYSVTPPNSGGQPMRYLLYWLMFLISSIGTNLIVLYLGFTSRQTKNSIKKLSKIYFYLICIGLFGVIFSVVAFKSFASQDLWLLLFPISHNDFPLASSILLWYVFGSLISKYIHKLSQTTMNSILLFIPWLFIFMPFLFGKQLWSIDSGNSFVWVGILFLLGILFGEENILSKIRSKSKIITLVIILLALPLLLKISPLSVPAANLHSRLYSNYSLPMFFISIIIFSLFISFKTIKYSKHKIIKSLPINWLFLSAYFFTQLPTIAYRLSNDLHLKYKISSVKWLLQILIIFLSVVITVFILTFIIEKLSHLAKINKTINNLSISYSDLNRTPYLIKEIFINNWRSLFVILIGLFLTYIQILSVYILTESPFKMSFLKDVITTSSQQILLSTIIFYLFFVLIFGIFNRYWYALIFSTGVFVIISVAEVLKISLRDEPILPADLSMITAMNELLKMVNPIVIIVALIFIIILFVSSILLEKRFNNIYNRSNWKKRVTFILIPLIVFSGSFFINHNNSLPKIVFKAFGVQPLFYDQTGGARVNGPVIQFINNIDTKIMNKPAGYSKKNIEKIMKKYDNSAKNINKTRKSSLSNQTIIFTLSESFSDPNRVPNLKVSPNPIPYLTKLKKQTSSGLMLSSGYGGGTANMEWQSLTGLSLSNLSPTLPTPYTQLVPSQKISPAFTDLFDSKIAIHPFNASLYNRINVFKKFGFNKFYYDGSKYKLTYKKRIGSSPYISDESAYKNTLKIINQKHSGSRFIQLSTMQNHMPFTDYYPNAKSFKISGSAFSKDSKSSIETYSQGLNYTDKSLKKFITKINKIHKPVTIVWYGDHLASLYNKDSMSKYGIPLHETDYFIYNNQTKKITHSNKVVSPYSFSALALKADNIKVSPYYALITNVTEDLPAMTIDPTSSQSNSLNGSNIFVSENGKKIKSSSLTKKQKQLLHDYRLIQYDLTAGKQYSAHWAQQKIK; encoded by the coding sequence TTGAATAATTCTAAAAAAACAAACATAAAATTTGTCCCGATTTTTGCAATGCTTTTATTAATACTAAACCAGATATTAACCTATTCCGTGACACCACCTAATAGTGGTGGGCAACCAATGCGGTACCTACTTTATTGGCTAATGTTTCTAATCAGCAGCATTGGAACCAACTTAATTGTTTTATATTTAGGTTTTACAAGTAGACAAACCAAAAATTCAATAAAAAAATTAAGCAAAATATATTTTTACTTAATCTGTATTGGATTATTTGGGGTCATTTTTTCAGTCGTTGCTTTTAAATCTTTTGCATCACAGGATCTATGGTTATTGTTATTTCCGATTAGTCATAATGACTTCCCCTTAGCTTCATCTATTTTACTTTGGTACGTTTTTGGCTCTTTAATTTCAAAATACATCCATAAATTGTCCCAAACTACAATGAACAGTATTCTATTATTCATTCCATGGCTATTCATATTTATGCCCTTTTTATTCGGTAAACAACTTTGGAGTATAGACTCTGGTAATAGTTTTGTTTGGGTGGGTATCCTATTTTTGCTTGGAATACTGTTTGGTGAAGAAAATATTCTTTCAAAAATACGCTCCAAATCAAAAATAATTACTCTTGTTATTATTTTACTGGCACTACCGTTACTACTTAAAATTTCTCCGTTATCAGTTCCAGCTGCAAATCTTCACAGTAGATTATACTCAAATTACTCACTCCCAATGTTTTTTATTAGCATTATAATTTTTAGCTTATTTATTAGCTTTAAAACTATTAAGTATTCAAAACATAAAATTATAAAATCATTACCAATTAACTGGCTGTTTTTAAGTGCTTATTTTTTTACCCAGCTTCCAACCATTGCATATCGATTGTCAAACGATCTCCACTTAAAATACAAAATAAGTAGTGTGAAATGGTTATTGCAGATACTAATTATATTTTTATCAGTAGTAATTACTGTATTCATTCTTACCTTCATAATTGAAAAATTATCACATCTTGCGAAAATAAACAAAACAATTAACAATTTATCAATTAGCTACTCTGATCTAAATAGGACTCCATATTTAATAAAAGAAATTTTTATAAATAATTGGAGATCTCTTTTTGTTATATTAATTGGGCTTTTTCTAACTTATATACAAATTCTTTCAGTGTATATTTTAACTGAGTCACCCTTTAAAATGTCATTCTTAAAAGACGTAATTACAACTTCATCTCAGCAAATTCTACTTAGCACTATTATTTTTTACCTTTTCTTTGTTCTTATTTTTGGAATCTTTAATCGCTACTGGTATGCATTAATCTTTTCCACTGGTGTTTTTGTAATCATTAGTGTTGCAGAAGTGTTGAAAATTAGTCTACGAGATGAACCTATTCTTCCAGCTGATCTGTCAATGATTACAGCTATGAACGAGTTATTGAAGATGGTTAATCCGATTGTGATTATTGTGGCTCTGATATTCATTATCATATTGTTTGTGTCCAGCATTCTTTTGGAGAAAAGATTTAACAACATTTACAATCGCTCAAATTGGAAAAAAAGAGTTACATTTATTCTGATTCCACTGATAGTTTTTTCTGGTAGCTTTTTCATTAATCACAATAATTCACTTCCAAAAATAGTATTCAAGGCCTTTGGGGTTCAACCATTATTTTATGACCAAACTGGTGGTGCACGAGTTAATGGCCCTGTAATACAATTTATTAATAATATTGATACAAAAATTATGAATAAGCCGGCTGGATATTCAAAAAAGAACATTGAAAAAATAATGAAAAAATATGATAACTCGGCTAAAAATATTAATAAGACTAGGAAAAGCTCTCTATCAAACCAAACAATTATTTTTACCTTGAGTGAAAGTTTTAGTGATCCAAACAGAGTTCCTAATCTAAAAGTATCCCCAAATCCAATTCCCTATTTAACAAAACTAAAAAAACAAACTTCTTCTGGATTAATGTTAAGCTCTGGATATGGTGGAGGAACTGCTAACATGGAGTGGCAGTCACTCACTGGTCTATCCTTAAGTAATCTTTCACCTACTTTGCCAACACCTTATACACAGCTGGTACCAAGTCAAAAGATCTCACCAGCTTTCACTGATCTATTTGATTCAAAAATTGCTATCCATCCTTTTAATGCAAGCCTATATAACAGAATAAATGTGTTTAAAAAATTTGGATTTAATAAATTTTATTACGATGGTAGTAAATATAAGCTGACTTATAAAAAAAGAATTGGATCAAGCCCATATATTTCCGATGAATCAGCATACAAAAACACATTAAAAATTATAAATCAAAAACACTCAGGATCTAGGTTTATACAACTATCTACAATGCAAAATCATATGCCTTTTACAGATTATTATCCAAACGCCAAAAGCTTTAAAATTTCTGGATCAGCATTCAGTAAGGATTCAAAATCAAGTATTGAAACATATTCTCAAGGTCTTAATTACACTGATAAGTCACTTAAAAAATTTATCACAAAAATTAACAAAATTCATAAGCCAGTCACTATTGTTTGGTATGGTGACCATCTTGCTTCGCTTTATAATAAGGATTCCATGTCAAAATATGGAATCCCACTACATGAAACTGACTACTTTATTTACAATAACCAAACTAAAAAAATAACTCATTCTAATAAAGTGGTCAGTCCATATTCGTTTTCTGCGCTCGCACTAAAGGCCGACAATATTAAAGTGTCACCTTACTATGCGTTAATTACAAATGTTACTGAAGATTTACCTGCCATGACGATTGATCCAACAAGTTCTCAGTCAAACAGTTTAAATGGATCAAATATTTTTGTTTCAGAAAATGGTAAAAAGATAAAATCATCTTCTCTAACAAAGAAACAAAAACAACTTTTGCATGACTATCGTTTAATTCAATATGATCTAACTGCAGGTAAACAATACTCAGCGCACTGGGCTCAACAAAAAATTAAGTAA
- a CDS encoding ATP-dependent Clp protease ATP-binding subunit, which produces MLCQNCQQNPATIHLQATVNGQKMQVDLCQNCYQLMKQAQNNLMNGGGNGMAQNPFGFGNLDDLLRSMQQGQGAGNEQPNQQAFSNQTQAQNGQGGGKGNGGLLAQFGTNLTEMAKAGKIDPVIGRDKEIARVIEILNRRTKNNPVLIGEAGVGKTAVVEGLAQEIVAGQVPQKLSSKQVIRLDVVSLVQGTGIRGQFEQRMQQLMDEVSKNKNVILFIDEIHEIMGAGNADGGMDAGNVLKPALARGDFQLVGATTQNEYRKIEKDAALARRFQPVQVDEPSVQETILILNGIKSRYEDYHNVKYTDDAIDAAAKLSARYIQDRFLPDKAIDLLDESGSKKNLTLKTADPATIENEIHTAEAHKQQALDNEDYEKAAFYRDQVAKLEKAKKDAEENHTDQAATVTVADMQNIVEEKTNIPVGDLQKQEKTQLRDLDSNLEHHVVGQNEAINKVSRAVRRNRIGLNKSGRPIGSFLFVGPTGVGKTETAKQLAKELFGSEDLMIRFDMSEYMEKHSTSKLIGSPPGYVGYEEAGQLTEQVRRHPYSLILLDEIEKAHPDVLHMFLQILDDGRLTDSQGRTVSFKDTIIIMTSNAGSGDAVASVGFGAEAAGDTHSVLNKLGDYFKPEFLNRFDAIVEFNALTKDNLMHIVGLMIDDVNKMLADRGLYVHVTAPVQEKLVDLGYDPAMGARPLRRVIQEQIEDRIADFVLDNPKIKNLNAKIVDGQITLEAADSQAVAKSVSDSTKQD; this is translated from the coding sequence ATGTTATGTCAAAACTGTCAACAAAATCCAGCGACGATTCACCTACAGGCGACTGTCAATGGACAGAAAATGCAAGTTGACCTCTGTCAAAATTGCTATCAATTAATGAAACAAGCACAAAATAACCTGATGAACGGAGGCGGAAATGGTATGGCACAAAATCCATTTGGCTTTGGTAACTTAGACGATTTATTACGTTCAATGCAACAAGGTCAAGGAGCTGGTAATGAACAACCAAACCAACAAGCATTCTCTAATCAAACTCAGGCCCAAAATGGTCAGGGTGGCGGTAAAGGAAACGGTGGTCTATTAGCCCAGTTTGGTACTAACCTAACAGAAATGGCTAAAGCCGGTAAGATCGACCCTGTGATTGGCCGAGATAAAGAGATCGCACGGGTAATTGAGATCTTAAATCGCCGTACAAAAAACAATCCTGTTTTAATCGGTGAGGCTGGTGTTGGTAAGACAGCCGTTGTGGAAGGATTAGCACAAGAAATTGTGGCTGGTCAAGTTCCACAAAAATTAAGTAGTAAACAAGTCATTCGATTAGATGTTGTTTCATTAGTTCAAGGGACTGGAATCCGTGGTCAATTTGAACAACGAATGCAGCAACTAATGGATGAAGTTTCTAAAAACAAAAACGTAATCCTCTTTATTGACGAAATTCATGAAATTATGGGCGCTGGTAACGCAGATGGCGGTATGGACGCTGGTAACGTATTAAAACCAGCTTTGGCACGTGGTGATTTCCAACTAGTTGGTGCTACTACGCAAAATGAATACCGTAAAATTGAAAAGGACGCAGCATTAGCTCGTCGTTTCCAACCGGTTCAAGTTGACGAACCTTCCGTCCAAGAAACTATTCTGATTTTAAACGGAATCAAGTCACGTTACGAAGATTACCACAACGTTAAATACACTGATGATGCGATTGATGCAGCCGCTAAGTTGTCTGCACGTTACATCCAAGATCGGTTCTTGCCTGATAAGGCGATCGACTTACTTGATGAGTCCGGTTCAAAGAAGAACTTGACACTAAAAACTGCAGATCCAGCAACAATTGAAAATGAGATTCATACTGCCGAAGCTCACAAGCAACAAGCACTCGACAATGAAGATTACGAAAAGGCTGCCTTCTATCGCGATCAAGTCGCCAAGTTAGAAAAAGCTAAAAAAGATGCTGAAGAAAATCATACCGATCAAGCAGCTACTGTAACCGTTGCTGATATGCAAAACATCGTAGAAGAGAAAACCAATATTCCAGTTGGTGACTTGCAAAAGCAAGAAAAAACTCAATTACGAGATTTAGACAGTAACCTTGAGCACCACGTTGTCGGTCAAAATGAAGCAATTAATAAGGTTTCTCGGGCTGTTCGCCGTAATCGAATTGGACTCAATAAATCTGGTCGTCCCATTGGTTCCTTCCTATTCGTTGGACCCACAGGAGTTGGAAAAACAGAAACTGCTAAACAGCTCGCTAAAGAACTGTTTGGCTCTGAAGATTTAATGATTCGCTTTGACATGAGTGAGTACATGGAAAAGCATAGTACTTCGAAGTTAATCGGATCACCGCCTGGCTACGTTGGGTACGAAGAAGCTGGTCAATTAACTGAACAGGTTCGTCGTCACCCATACAGCTTAATCTTGCTTGATGAAATTGAAAAAGCCCATCCAGATGTATTGCATATGTTCCTGCAAATTCTAGATGACGGTCGGTTAACTGATTCACAAGGTCGGACTGTTAGTTTCAAGGATACAATCATTATCATGACCTCTAATGCCGGTTCTGGTGATGCAGTTGCTAGTGTTGGGTTTGGTGCTGAAGCCGCTGGTGACACGCACTCAGTTCTTAACAAACTAGGCGATTACTTCAAACCGGAATTCTTAAACCGATTTGATGCAATTGTCGAATTCAATGCATTAACCAAGGACAACTTGATGCACATCGTTGGTTTAATGATCGATGATGTTAACAAGATGTTGGCTGATCGTGGATTGTACGTTCACGTAACAGCTCCGGTACAAGAAAAATTAGTTGATCTGGGTTATGATCCCGCCATGGGTGCTCGGCCACTTCGGCGAGTAATTCAGGAACAAATCGAAGATCGAATTGCTGATTTTGTTCTCGATAATCCAAAAATTAAAAACTTAAATGCTAAGATTGTGGATGGTCAAATCACATTGGAAGCCGCTGACAGCCAAGCAGTTGCCAAGTCGGTTAGTGATTCGACAAAACAAGATTAG
- the ptsP gene encoding phosphoenolpyruvate--protein phosphotransferase — protein sequence MSKRLDGIAASNGIAIAKAYMLVDPDLSFDKQTVTDTEHEVKRLHASFDSSKKELEVIKQHAVKSLGAEEAEVFEAHITILTDPELIGGIEQKINDDHMSAESALKDVTDTYIGMFEAMTDNTYMQERAGDVRDVTKRVLSHLLGVKLPSPSLIDDQAIVVAHDLTPSDTAQLDRQFVRGFITDIGGRTSHSAIMSRTLEIPAVVGTENATSTIKDGDTIIVDGIHGKAIIKPSDSEIDEYQQMAAQFAKEQAEWGELKDSSTTSADGKHFDIAANVGTPDDLGAVLDNGGEAVGLFRSEFLYMNSAALPTEDEQFEAYKKVVAGMNGKQVVVRTMDIGGDKHLPYLPLPEEMNPFLGYRAIRISLDQQEIFRTQLRALLRASNYGKLAIMFPMIATVDEFKQARAIYDEEKQKMVNAGQPVADNIEVGMMMEIPGAVMIADKLAKYADFFSIGTNDLIQYTFAADRGNEHVSYLYQPYNPSLLRLIKRVIDTAHQEGKWAGMCGEMAGDQVAVPLLMGMGLDEFSMSATSMLQTRSLMKKLDTTKLTGLVDQALDAESNEEVIELVKKLGIK from the coding sequence ATGTCAAAAAGACTAGATGGGATTGCTGCCAGCAACGGCATTGCAATTGCCAAGGCATACATGTTAGTTGATCCTGATTTGTCCTTTGATAAGCAGACGGTTACAGACACGGAGCATGAAGTCAAAAGGCTTCATGCTTCTTTTGACTCGTCTAAAAAGGAACTTGAGGTAATCAAGCAACATGCAGTTAAATCGCTTGGTGCAGAAGAAGCCGAAGTATTTGAAGCACACATTACTATTTTGACTGATCCAGAATTAATTGGCGGCATTGAACAAAAAATTAATGACGATCACATGAGTGCTGAATCAGCTTTGAAAGATGTAACCGACACATATATCGGTATGTTTGAAGCGATGACGGATAATACGTACATGCAAGAACGAGCAGGTGATGTTCGTGATGTGACCAAGCGTGTGTTGAGTCATTTATTAGGGGTTAAATTGCCCAGTCCATCATTAATTGATGATCAAGCAATTGTTGTTGCACATGACTTAACTCCCAGTGATACTGCTCAATTGGACCGTCAATTTGTAAGGGGATTCATCACCGATATCGGTGGTCGTACATCGCATTCAGCTATTATGTCTCGAACCCTTGAAATTCCAGCGGTAGTTGGAACAGAAAATGCAACTTCTACTATTAAAGATGGTGATACGATCATTGTCGATGGAATTCATGGCAAAGCGATCATTAAGCCGAGTGATTCTGAAATTGATGAGTACCAACAAATGGCAGCTCAGTTTGCTAAAGAACAAGCTGAATGGGGCGAGTTGAAAGATTCTTCAACCACCAGTGCCGATGGTAAACATTTTGATATTGCTGCTAATGTCGGTACTCCAGATGATTTAGGCGCTGTTCTGGATAATGGTGGTGAAGCTGTCGGACTATTCCGTTCAGAGTTTCTCTACATGAATTCGGCTGCATTGCCAACTGAAGACGAACAATTTGAAGCCTATAAAAAAGTGGTTGCTGGGATGAACGGCAAGCAAGTTGTTGTTCGAACAATGGATATTGGTGGTGATAAACATTTGCCATACCTGCCATTACCAGAAGAAATGAACCCATTTTTAGGCTATCGTGCAATTCGGATTAGTTTGGATCAACAAGAAATTTTCCGGACCCAATTACGCGCATTATTGCGTGCATCTAACTATGGTAAGTTAGCAATTATGTTTCCTATGATTGCAACGGTTGATGAATTTAAACAGGCTCGGGCCATTTATGATGAAGAAAAACAAAAAATGGTGAATGCCGGACAACCAGTTGCAGATAATATTGAAGTTGGGATGATGATGGAAATCCCAGGTGCCGTTATGATTGCCGATAAATTAGCTAAGTACGCTGACTTCTTCAGTATTGGTACAAACGATTTGATTCAATATACATTTGCAGCTGATCGAGGTAATGAACACGTTTCTTACCTTTACCAACCATACAATCCATCGTTACTTCGATTGATCAAACGTGTTATTGATACTGCTCATCAAGAAGGCAAGTGGGCCGGTATGTGTGGTGAAATGGCCGGTGATCAAGTCGCAGTACCATTACTGATGGGCATGGGCCTTGATGAATTTTCGATGAGTGCTACTTCTATGTTACAGACGCGTTCGCTGATGAAAAAACTAGATACTACTAAGTTAACTGGTTTAGTTGATCAAGCATTGGATGCCGAATCTAATGAAGAAGTGATTGAGTTAGTGAAAAAGTTAGGAATTAAGTAA
- a CDS encoding glycosyltransferase family 4 protein, translating to MLKITMFSAADKVKGQGVGSAYLELIGLLKERFGDEFDIKINRYRRSQISHYHTINFPFFLSTFLPGRGRKIGYVHFLPETLEGSIKIPQPFRAIFYWYVLAFYKRMDHIVVVNPSFVSKLEASGISRGKITYIPNFVSKDEFHEFSADKIKDLRAQYHFDQDKFMVLGTGQIQERKGVNDFITLAKQNPSVQFVWAGGFSFGRITDGYAELKKVVDNPPANLRFPGIVDRAELVNYYNMADLFLLPSYNELFPMSVLEAFSCGTPVLLRDLDLYRSIIDGYYEAADDVDDMQNKLIMLKDNPAGMKFLHDKSLIASQRYSEDHLAEIWHRFYLQQAKED from the coding sequence ATGTTAAAAATTACGATGTTTTCTGCTGCTGATAAGGTCAAGGGGCAAGGTGTCGGAAGTGCTTATCTGGAATTAATCGGATTATTAAAAGAGCGCTTTGGTGATGAATTTGATATTAAAATTAATCGCTATCGGCGTAGCCAAATTAGCCACTATCACACAATTAATTTTCCATTTTTCCTATCAACATTTTTACCTGGCAGAGGTCGTAAGATTGGGTACGTTCATTTCTTGCCGGAAACGTTGGAGGGAAGCATTAAAATCCCACAGCCGTTTCGGGCAATTTTTTATTGGTATGTCTTAGCCTTTTATAAACGAATGGATCACATCGTGGTGGTTAACCCGTCGTTTGTTAGCAAATTAGAAGCTAGCGGCATCAGTCGTGGCAAGATTACTTACATTCCTAATTTTGTGAGCAAAGATGAATTTCATGAATTTAGTGCTGATAAAATTAAAGATTTACGTGCGCAGTACCACTTTGATCAAGATAAATTTATGGTTTTAGGAACCGGTCAGATTCAGGAACGTAAAGGGGTTAATGACTTCATTACGCTGGCTAAACAAAATCCATCAGTTCAGTTTGTGTGGGCAGGTGGTTTTTCGTTTGGACGAATTACGGATGGTTATGCAGAATTAAAAAAAGTGGTTGATAATCCACCAGCTAATTTAAGATTTCCTGGGATTGTGGACCGTGCAGAATTAGTTAACTACTATAATATGGCGGATTTATTTTTATTGCCGTCCTACAACGAACTATTTCCAATGTCAGTTTTGGAGGCATTTAGTTGTGGTACACCGGTACTACTGCGGGATTTAGACTTATACCGTTCTATTATAGATGGTTATTATGAAGCAGCAGATGATGTGGATGATATGCAGAATAAATTGATTATGCTTAAAGATAATCCTGCTGGAATGAAGTTTCTTCATGACAAATCATTGATTGCATCACAGCGATATTCAGAGGATCATCTTGCTGAAATCTGGCATCGCTTTTATTTGCAACAGGCAAAAGAGGATTAA
- a CDS encoding phosphocarrier protein HPr, producing the protein MEKRDFNITAETGIHARPATILVQTASKFGSDVTLQYQGKSVNLKSIMGVMSLGVGQNADVTISAEGADEKDAIEAISETMVKEGLSA; encoded by the coding sequence ATGGAAAAACGCGATTTTAACATTACAGCAGAAACAGGGATTCATGCACGTCCAGCAACTATTTTGGTACAAACAGCATCTAAGTTTGGCTCAGATGTTACCTTACAATATCAAGGTAAGAGTGTGAACTTGAAGTCTATCATGGGTGTTATGTCACTTGGTGTTGGTCAAAATGCTGACGTTACTATTTCAGCTGAAGGTGCCGACGAAAAAGATGCTATTGAAGCAATTAGTGAAACAATGGTAAAGGAAGGACTGTCAGCTTAA
- a CDS encoding IS5-like element ISLho2 family transposase — MVYRKKTVQLSINSFETALGCPLSADNEWVQLANQLPWSEWDEVYQLAFPSNLGRAGKPFRQLYGAQLIKQRTGLSDREVVDAIRDTPAYQYFLGFSEYQPVRPFDHVTLVYFRKRIAPISDQILNIMAKYTGKLLNEALPDKRVVITDATAFPVNVAYPQDTHLLNGTRLKLEADIKLMSNQLKLAPPRTRKREAKKQWVAFSRHPHRWGKQTHKQIKAQLQYIRRDLRFVDELLAQGGQLSERRLKVLSTVRKVYEQQDYMYRNHTHHVSDRIVSLTQPEIRPIVRGKAKQPVEFGPKVDLSITDGVVNIERFSFDSFNESTDFASTIDHYKDVHGVYPDEVLADTLYRTRANIKLCKDLGIKLSGPKLGRRPKHVDPAKRREEQDAENRRGEIEREFSLIKSKLGLGLVTAKTAETIAVTVDTGVVLANLKRVLSFFCVPISIFVEMDGVKLQIDYKMINRLSNLVA; from the coding sequence ATGGTTTACCGTAAAAAGACAGTACAATTATCAATTAATTCTTTTGAAACTGCTTTAGGATGTCCGCTGAGTGCAGATAATGAATGGGTTCAATTAGCTAATCAATTACCTTGGAGTGAATGGGACGAAGTATACCAATTGGCTTTTCCGTCCAATTTGGGTCGTGCTGGTAAACCATTTAGACAATTATATGGAGCCCAACTAATCAAGCAACGAACAGGCCTTTCCGATCGTGAAGTAGTTGATGCTATTCGGGATACTCCAGCTTATCAATATTTTCTCGGCTTTTCAGAGTACCAACCAGTTCGACCTTTCGATCATGTAACACTTGTATACTTTCGTAAACGGATTGCTCCAATTTCAGACCAGATTCTTAATATCATGGCAAAATACACAGGAAAACTACTCAATGAAGCATTGCCAGATAAAAGAGTGGTAATCACTGATGCTACGGCTTTTCCAGTTAATGTTGCGTATCCGCAGGATACACATCTGCTTAATGGAACACGGCTCAAGTTAGAGGCAGATATCAAACTAATGTCTAATCAGTTGAAGTTAGCTCCGCCACGCACGCGTAAGCGTGAAGCTAAAAAACAATGGGTTGCTTTTTCTCGCCATCCACATCGTTGGGGAAAACAGACTCATAAGCAAATTAAAGCCCAGCTTCAATATATTCGACGCGATTTACGTTTCGTTGATGAACTACTCGCGCAAGGAGGCCAGTTAAGTGAACGCCGTTTGAAAGTTTTGAGCACAGTACGTAAAGTCTATGAACAGCAGGATTATATGTACCGTAATCATACGCATCATGTTAGTGACCGTATTGTAAGCCTGACTCAGCCTGAAATTAGGCCGATTGTACGAGGGAAAGCTAAACAACCAGTAGAATTTGGACCTAAGGTTGATCTATCAATTACAGATGGTGTTGTTAACATTGAACGATTCTCATTTGATTCCTTCAATGAAAGTACTGATTTCGCTTCAACCATAGATCACTATAAGGATGTTCATGGAGTCTATCCTGATGAGGTCTTAGCAGATACACTTTATCGAACACGAGCCAACATTAAGTTGTGCAAAGACTTAGGAATTAAATTAAGTGGTCCTAAGCTTGGCCGAAGGCCTAAACACGTAGATCCAGCTAAACGTCGTGAAGAACAAGATGCAGAAAATCGGCGTGGTGAAATAGAGCGCGAGTTCTCACTGATTAAGAGCAAACTTGGGCTAGGTTTAGTGACCGCCAAAACTGCAGAAACAATTGCCGTAACAGTTGACACTGGAGTTGTATTGGCCAATCTTAAACGTGTATTGAGCTTTTTTTGTGTACCAATTTCTATATTCGTCGAAATGGATGGTGTAAAGCTTCAAATAGATTACAAAATGATTAATCGGCTATCAAATTTAGTGGCCTAA
- a CDS encoding glycosyltransferase family 4 protein, whose translation MNIGLFTDTYFPQVSGVATSIKTLRDELEAQGNNVYIFTTTDPKVDKDQVEPGIFRFASVPFVSFTDRRIAVRGLFKAYRIAKELDLDIIHNQTEFSLGWMGKVIARAMHIPCVHTYHTMYQDYLHYIANGHILKPKNVKQMVSLYLTHMAGVIAPSERVLTTLESYGVKSPIRIIPTGVNVDRYQHIDSASERHELRQKLGYQDDTPVILSLSRLAFEKNIHELIEALPDILVQLPNAQMLVVGDGPAKEALEKQVADLNLTGHVTFTGEISNDQVYHYYQMADVLTSASDSESQGLTYIEALASNLPIVVMRSPYTDELIDDPAIGSSFQKKSDLVVDTIKYLTQPDSVEDANRRAKKLDSISAENFAKRVLKFYRDSQITLAEEAREPINIFRGPRG comes from the coding sequence GTGAACATCGGCTTATTTACAGATACATATTTCCCTCAAGTAAGTGGTGTTGCAACTTCGATTAAAACACTACGTGACGAGTTAGAAGCTCAGGGTAATAATGTATATATTTTTACGACGACGGATCCCAAGGTAGATAAGGATCAGGTTGAACCTGGTATTTTTAGGTTCGCTAGTGTTCCGTTTGTCTCGTTTACCGATCGTAGAATCGCAGTTCGAGGCTTGTTCAAGGCTTATCGAATTGCCAAAGAGTTGGACCTAGATATTATTCATAACCAAACTGAGTTTTCACTTGGTTGGATGGGTAAAGTGATCGCTAGGGCCATGCATATTCCATGTGTCCACACGTATCACACGATGTATCAGGATTATTTGCACTACATTGCTAACGGCCATATTTTGAAACCTAAAAACGTCAAACAGATGGTGTCACTGTATTTGACTCACATGGCAGGTGTCATTGCTCCCAGTGAGCGGGTATTAACGACATTGGAAAGTTATGGTGTCAAATCACCGATCCGGATCATTCCTACTGGTGTTAATGTGGATCGCTATCAGCATATTGATAGCGCTAGTGAGCGGCATGAATTGCGTCAAAAATTAGGTTATCAAGACGATACTCCAGTGATTTTATCATTAAGTCGATTGGCATTTGAAAAAAACATTCATGAACTAATTGAGGCGTTACCAGATATTTTGGTTCAATTACCAAATGCACAAATGTTAGTTGTTGGTGATGGCCCTGCTAAAGAGGCATTAGAGAAACAAGTTGCTGATTTAAATCTTACTGGGCATGTAACGTTTACTGGTGAAATTTCCAATGATCAAGTGTATCACTACTATCAAATGGCGGATGTGCTTACTTCGGCGTCTGATTCAGAATCGCAAGGACTAACCTATATCGAGGCATTAGCTTCCAATTTACCAATTGTAGTGATGCGTAGTCCATATACGGATGAACTAATCGATGATCCGGCAATTGGCAGCAGTTTTCAAAAGAAATCTGATTTAGTGGTGGATACAATTAAATATTTAACACAACCAGATTCTGTGGAGGACGCTAATCGTCGTGCAAAGAAGTTAGATTCAATTTCGGCTGAAAACTTTGCTAAGCGAGTGCTTAAGTTCTATCGAGATAGTCAGATTACACTGGCGGAAGAGGCGCGCGAACCGATTAACATATTTCGCGGACCACGAGGATAA